A DNA window from Guyparkeria halophila contains the following coding sequences:
- the recB gene encoding exodeoxyribonuclease V subunit beta, with protein sequence MNQLDPITFPLEGSRLIEASAGTGKTFTISLLYLRLVLGHRAPEQRNARPLTPPEILVSTFTEAAVAELRDRIRSRLQQAAWLFAGTQTPAQVDPPLRHLYEEFTETERAQGAFLLQRAAEWMDEAAIFTIHGFCQRMLREHAFHSGALFEQELLTDLDPVIGDAVRDFWRTHGYPLAQTDDRLAQQFARLVDTPGKLKGRIRDLIKRDGSPLAIGAVTAASSRDLPAPAELLDRLADDQKRAETAEGRARQAWLADAGAVHALWHAVREGLNKTSHPEQETAEALQTWLEHIDAWAAGEGTLTDTDRRKLAASKTKKGHEPPVHPALDAIADWKKALEGLDRQAKEIKPMIEGFAALWIRERVAHLLAVRRGMGFDDMLIQMREAVDTTRNPNARGMIEAVRTQYPVALIDEFQDTDPLQYAIFSAIYPLGEAPPESDEHAIVLIGDPKQAIYSFRGADIHSYLSARKATEGRHASLPRNFRSTKPLVGAVNHLFTIADQHPDGAFRFAADGAQSPLPFEPVQAKGRDSRLVDDRREGTVPALTLWTSPPEEQWTSGVFREQLAVRAAGEIAAMLNAGQAGTYGFETDDGQRQGIEPRDIAVLVRKQEEGKLMRRVLADFGVPAVFLSERSSIFDSTEAADMLIWLEALAEPSRSDRIRQAVATASMGLPLDELEARLRDETRFDAICQQFHEWHHTWQSQGVLAAVMALLHHFAIPARLLEADERQNHRGERRLTNLLHLAEWLQQTDQDVDGETALIHRLHLAVTEGAAEQEIRLEQDSAMVRIVTIHGSKGLQYPVVFLPFIALLGTEKAKSDEPTRRHRDDGAVWDMAPDKEATERATQESIAEYIRLFYVAMTRAEYACLLGAGPVKVGNAKRFNPGKSAFGQFLGFEADETCERPDYLDRLARWADHPAIEIEAVPEPRDPGVHRFTPPPEPQLHGPRHPHFGAFEPWWISSFSALTASIGHATPLPAPEAARDEVRLETQNAPENTAADSQPTPTPVGIHALPRGAQIGTLLHDLIEAIADQGFSEFGGQPEKVRRLLSRTPHPGLRELGDDQIETVAALLDTLLASRWQMPGDRDQLALAEQSHYQAEMEFWFAVDGADLGRLDRLVREHVAPGRERPSLSGQAINGMLKGFIDLTVEHQGRYYLIDWKSNWLGPDQAAYTPEALEQAILASRYDLQFVLYLVALHRHLSDRLPDYDYDQHVGGAAYVFLRGIRSASDTPDNAGIYTCRPSQDLIEALDRLFSGDEEAVA encoded by the coding sequence GAGCAGCGCAATGCCCGACCGCTCACCCCACCGGAGATCCTGGTCAGCACGTTCACCGAGGCGGCGGTTGCCGAACTGCGCGACCGGATCCGCAGCCGCCTGCAGCAAGCCGCGTGGCTGTTTGCCGGCACCCAGACCCCAGCGCAGGTCGACCCGCCACTGCGCCATCTGTACGAGGAATTCACCGAGACGGAACGGGCTCAGGGCGCCTTTCTGCTGCAACGTGCCGCGGAATGGATGGACGAGGCGGCCATCTTCACCATCCACGGTTTCTGCCAGCGCATGCTGCGCGAGCATGCCTTCCACAGCGGCGCCCTGTTCGAACAGGAACTGCTTACCGATCTCGACCCGGTGATCGGTGACGCCGTCCGCGACTTCTGGCGCACCCACGGCTACCCGCTGGCACAAACCGACGATCGCCTTGCCCAGCAGTTTGCACGGCTGGTAGACACGCCGGGCAAGCTCAAGGGTCGGATCAGGGACCTGATCAAGCGCGACGGCAGCCCGCTTGCGATCGGTGCGGTGACGGCCGCGTCCAGCCGTGATCTGCCGGCCCCGGCCGAGTTGCTCGACCGCCTGGCAGACGATCAGAAACGAGCCGAGACGGCCGAGGGCCGCGCCCGCCAGGCCTGGCTGGCCGATGCCGGGGCGGTCCACGCGCTCTGGCATGCGGTGCGCGAGGGCTTGAACAAGACGAGCCATCCGGAGCAGGAAACGGCCGAGGCTCTTCAGACGTGGCTAGAGCACATCGATGCCTGGGCCGCCGGCGAGGGAACGCTCACCGACACCGATCGGCGGAAGCTCGCCGCGTCGAAGACGAAAAAGGGCCACGAGCCGCCGGTGCACCCCGCGCTGGATGCGATCGCCGACTGGAAGAAGGCGCTGGAAGGACTCGATCGGCAAGCGAAGGAAATCAAACCCATGATCGAGGGGTTCGCCGCCCTGTGGATCCGCGAACGCGTCGCCCATCTGCTCGCCGTCCGACGGGGCATGGGCTTTGATGACATGCTGATCCAGATGCGCGAGGCGGTGGATACAACGCGCAATCCGAATGCCCGAGGGATGATCGAGGCGGTTCGCACCCAGTACCCGGTGGCCCTGATCGACGAGTTCCAGGATACCGACCCGCTGCAGTACGCCATTTTCTCGGCCATCTACCCCCTAGGTGAGGCGCCACCGGAGTCGGACGAACACGCCATCGTGCTGATAGGCGATCCCAAGCAGGCGATCTACAGCTTTCGCGGCGCCGACATCCACAGCTACCTCTCCGCCCGGAAGGCCACCGAGGGACGGCACGCCAGCCTGCCCCGCAACTTCCGCTCGACCAAGCCGTTGGTCGGCGCGGTCAACCACCTGTTCACCATCGCCGACCAACACCCCGACGGCGCCTTTCGCTTCGCGGCCGATGGGGCTCAATCCCCGTTACCCTTCGAACCTGTCCAGGCCAAGGGACGTGACAGCCGCCTGGTCGACGATCGGCGTGAGGGCACGGTGCCCGCCCTGACGCTATGGACGTCGCCGCCGGAAGAGCAATGGACCAGCGGTGTGTTCCGCGAGCAGCTGGCGGTCCGCGCGGCCGGCGAGATCGCCGCAATGCTCAATGCCGGTCAGGCGGGCACCTACGGTTTCGAAACCGACGACGGGCAACGGCAAGGCATCGAGCCACGCGATATCGCCGTCCTGGTGCGCAAGCAGGAGGAAGGCAAACTGATGCGCCGCGTGCTGGCGGATTTCGGGGTGCCGGCGGTGTTCCTGTCGGAACGCTCGTCGATATTCGACTCGACCGAGGCCGCCGACATGCTGATCTGGCTCGAGGCACTGGCCGAGCCATCCCGCAGCGATCGCATCCGCCAGGCGGTCGCCACGGCCAGCATGGGCTTGCCGCTGGACGAACTGGAAGCACGACTGCGTGACGAGACGCGCTTTGATGCCATCTGCCAACAATTTCACGAGTGGCACCACACCTGGCAATCACAGGGGGTGCTCGCCGCGGTCATGGCGCTGTTGCATCACTTCGCCATCCCGGCCCGACTGCTGGAGGCGGACGAACGCCAGAATCACCGCGGGGAGCGCCGCCTGACCAATCTGCTGCACCTGGCCGAATGGCTGCAACAGACCGATCAGGACGTCGACGGCGAGACCGCCCTGATCCATCGACTGCACCTGGCCGTGACCGAGGGCGCCGCCGAGCAGGAAATTCGCCTGGAGCAGGACAGCGCCATGGTGCGGATCGTGACCATCCATGGCTCCAAGGGGCTCCAGTATCCGGTGGTGTTCCTGCCGTTCATCGCCCTGCTGGGTACCGAAAAGGCCAAGTCCGATGAGCCCACGCGTCGACATCGAGACGATGGAGCCGTCTGGGACATGGCGCCCGACAAGGAGGCGACCGAGCGCGCGACGCAGGAATCGATTGCCGAATACATCCGCCTGTTCTACGTCGCGATGACCCGGGCCGAATATGCCTGCTTGCTCGGGGCCGGGCCGGTCAAGGTCGGCAACGCCAAACGCTTCAATCCCGGCAAGAGTGCCTTCGGTCAGTTTCTCGGCTTTGAGGCCGATGAGACCTGTGAACGTCCCGACTATCTCGATCGGCTGGCCCGATGGGCCGACCACCCGGCCATCGAGATCGAGGCCGTGCCCGAACCGCGCGATCCCGGCGTCCATCGTTTCACTCCGCCACCGGAGCCCCAACTCCACGGGCCGCGGCACCCCCATTTCGGCGCCTTCGAGCCATGGTGGATCTCGAGCTTCTCCGCGCTCACTGCCTCGATCGGACACGCCACCCCTCTGCCCGCCCCGGAGGCCGCCCGCGACGAAGTCCGCCTCGAGACGCAGAATGCGCCTGAAAACACGGCGGCCGACTCCCAGCCCACGCCCACGCCGGTGGGCATTCACGCCCTGCCCCGCGGCGCGCAGATCGGCACCCTGTTGCATGATCTGATCGAGGCAATCGCCGACCAGGGCTTCAGCGAGTTTGGCGGGCAGCCCGAAAAAGTCCGCCGATTGCTGTCCCGCACGCCCCATCCCGGCCTGCGAGAGCTCGGGGACGACCAGATCGAGACCGTCGCCGCGCTGCTCGACACCCTGCTGGCCAGCCGATGGCAAATGCCCGGCGACCGCGATCAACTCGCCCTCGCCGAGCAGTCGCATTACCAGGCGGAAATGGAGTTCTGGTTTGCGGTGGACGGGGCCGATCTCGGCCGACTCGACCGCCTGGTGCGCGAACACGTCGCCCCGGGCCGGGAACGGCCCTCGCTTTCCGGCCAGGCGATCAACGGCATGCTCAAGGGCTTTATCGACCTGACCGTCGAGCATCAGGGGCGCTATTACCTGATCGACTGGAAATCCAACTGGCTGGGGCCGGATCAAGCGGCCTATACCCCCGAGGCACTGGAACAGGCCATCCTCGCGTCGCGCTACGACTTGCAGTTCGTGCTGTATCTGGTTGCCCTGCATCGGCATTTGTCCGACCGCTTGCCAGACTACGACTACGATCAGCACGTCGGTGGCGCCGCCTACGTGTTCCTTCGGGGCATCCGCTCGGCCTCCGACACGCCGGACAATGCCGGCATCTACACCTGTCGACCGTCCCAGGATCTGATCGAGGCGCTCGATCGGCTGTTTTCCGGTGACGAGGAGGCCGTGGCATGA